The Humulus lupulus chromosome 3, drHumLupu1.1, whole genome shotgun sequence genome window below encodes:
- the LOC133823902 gene encoding protein SMALL AUXIN UP-REGULATED RNA 12, translating into MLGKKIVNLKKLAKKVRVMGGVERERGSEYHESLLREFEEEEGSQIPTGFLAVYVGEERQRFVVPTTFLSHPLFKMLLEKAYDEFGFQQRNGLVVPCSVSAFREVVSAVECSNGKFDFGKLVEELL; encoded by the coding sequence ATGTTGGGGAAGAAGAtagttaatttaaaaaaactGGCAAAGAAAGTGAGGGTTATGGGGggagttgagagagagagaggatcaGAGTACCATGAGAGTTTGCTTAGAGAatttgaagaggaagaagggTCTCAAATCCCAACTGGGTTTTTGGCCGTTTACGTTGGAGAAGAGAGGCAGAGGTTTGTGGTTCCCACGACCTTTCTATCTCACCCGCTCTTCAAGATGCTCCTGGAGAAGGCCTACGACGAGTTTGGGTTTCAGCAGAGGAATGGCCTCGTCGTTCCATGCAGTGTCTCTGCTTTTCGAGAGGTCGTCAGTGCTGTCGAATGTAGTAACGGTAAGTTTGATTTCGGCAAACTCGTCGAGGAGCTTCTTTAG